The Chryseobacterium aureum genome contains a region encoding:
- a CDS encoding phage tail protein: MKNLLIACTLLISGAFAPSLQAQASDPYLGQIAFVPYNFVPKNWASCDGQLLPIAQNQALFALLGTTYGGNGTTNFALPDMRGRMLVHNGQAPGGPTNYTMGQIGGSESVTLLVSQMPAHNHTVNAVTAEGNQNSPTNTLPADTKVLDKEYSDATANTTMKSTMVNNTGGSQPHENRPPFITLKCIISLVGIFPTQN, translated from the coding sequence ATGAAAAACTTATTGATTGCATGTACACTGCTGATCAGCGGTGCATTCGCTCCTTCCTTACAAGCTCAGGCATCGGATCCTTATTTAGGCCAAATTGCTTTTGTTCCTTATAATTTTGTTCCTAAAAACTGGGCATCATGTGACGGACAGCTTTTACCTATCGCGCAAAATCAAGCATTATTTGCCCTTTTAGGGACAACTTACGGCGGAAACGGAACAACCAATTTTGCCCTGCCGGATATGAGAGGAAGAATGCTGGTTCATAACGGACAGGCTCCGGGAGGTCCTACCAATTACACGATGGGACAAATTGGAGGCTCTGAAAGCGTCACGCTGTTAGTATCACAAATGCCGGCTCACAACCACACGGTAAATGCTGTAACCGCCGAAGGAAATCAAAATTCTCCTACGAACACCCTTCCGGCAGACACCAAAGTTCTTGACAAAGAATACTCTGATGCAACAGCGAATACGACCATGAAAAGTACAATGGTCAACAACACCGGCGGAAGCCAGCCGCATGAAAACAGACCTCCTTTTATAACCTTGAAATGTATCATTTCATTAGTAGGCATATTTCCAACGCAAAACTAA
- a CDS encoding T9SS type A sorting domain-containing protein: protein MKILYLVCLALGSSAFAQTITFKGCPNLFDATTFTFNKTGVDSFNKNIYMTTPIDGAQDCSGLGTCEFKIQWNNALTRWEFLADEGNGTFTTPFLIYYNSTGNNSIPMPPGNMVGTWTENTAITNGQCGGNLTAANSTMTGDVQTITLGTSEFSKNKIQIFPNPVTDFIRISGIDDGLSIQIYNIDGRLVKSEAFDSKIDVSQLVPGGYILKIGTRNFQTHQFKFVKK, encoded by the coding sequence ATGAAAATTCTCTACTTAGTATGTCTGGCTCTTGGAAGCTCAGCTTTTGCGCAGACGATAACTTTTAAGGGATGCCCTAATCTGTTTGATGCGACTACATTTACTTTTAACAAAACGGGTGTGGATTCCTTTAATAAAAATATTTACATGACCACTCCTATTGACGGTGCACAGGACTGCAGCGGTTTAGGAACATGCGAGTTTAAAATCCAATGGAATAATGCGCTTACGAGATGGGAATTTCTTGCTGATGAAGGAAATGGAACTTTTACAACTCCATTTTTAATTTATTATAATTCAACAGGAAATAACTCAATCCCGATGCCTCCCGGCAATATGGTAGGAACCTGGACAGAGAATACAGCCATTACAAACGGGCAATGCGGCGGCAATCTTACCGCAGCCAATTCTACGATGACCGGTGATGTACAGACGATAACATTAGGCACTTCAGAGTTTTCGAAAAATAAAATTCAGATCTTCCCTAATCCGGTGACAGATTTCATCCGTATTTCCGGAATTGATGACGGCCTGTCTATTCAAATTTATAATATTGACGGACGTTTGGTTAAATCTGAAGCGTTTGATTCAAAGATCGATGTTTCTCAGCTAGTCCCCGGTGGATATATCCTGAAAATTGGTACCAGAAATTTCCAGACTCATCAGTTTAAATTCGTAAAAAAATAA
- a CDS encoding KTSC domain-containing protein, with amino-acid sequence MPSSVVNHFIYFPETEILRIIYQSGAVYEYFKVPPEIIGKFKEARSKGQFLNKVIKPRFEYRKIE; translated from the coding sequence ATGCCTTCAAGTGTAGTCAACCATTTCATCTATTTTCCTGAGACTGAAATATTGAGAATTATATATCAGTCAGGAGCTGTTTATGAATATTTTAAAGTTCCGCCTGAGATTATTGGAAAGTTTAAAGAGGCAAGATCAAAAGGTCAGTTTTTAAATAAAGTAATCAAACCCAGATTTGAATATCGCAAAATTGAATAA
- a CDS encoding zinc-dependent metalloprotease has translation MKKTILCGALLLSLSVSAQQKKDWCDFDNEQRVHQKQNGEIDEMVRNIRNKIISSNQNTTAKNGNANPYKIVDGVYEIPVVVHVITPTGAALGSAYNKTDAQIQAWLDHCNQMYAGTYQWAQGVPADFGSAATMPIKLVLAKRDPNCNATTGIVRYNGGALSGYDTYGVKRSGTNGVTTAQVKTIAPHWPEASYFNIYIMNKVDGGGQYGIMGWAGLPGNADSGYESFMKSFVVTLQDDITLAHEFGHSMGLLHTFGDANAQPPQGDTTTTNCPATTGNCAADDDQVCDTERSRSLLNDFPAPTNNNMNYCTGTNYQGVQYNMMNYTNPIAFKFTNGQHDRAALYFFLMRGALSTSLGATAPSATAAVGTPIAATCNPTGITTPANYFVGPTLVKLGAINNGTTGFWANNASFYEDYTGSSCLKATSTELSSTGTHNLQINVSGSDNDLRVWIDYNNNGTFEASELVASADNITADPVTAIGTYSTTITAPASAVLNTPLRMRVLVDDENPNMAPCGQLMYGQVEDYTVKFVTNLGTSEVKADNSDLTVYPNPVSTGDKIFIKAKNGKNLKVSISDMSGRFVSSPSVTEEGNGIFKVDQQLEKGVYMIQVSNGKDSKSSKLIIK, from the coding sequence ATGAAGAAAACTATCCTTTGTGGGGCATTGCTACTTTCCCTTTCGGTATCAGCACAGCAAAAAAAAGACTGGTGTGATTTTGATAACGAACAAAGAGTACATCAAAAGCAGAATGGGGAAATTGACGAAATGGTTCGCAATATCCGTAATAAGATTATTAGCAGCAATCAAAATACAACTGCTAAAAATGGTAATGCCAATCCATACAAAATTGTAGATGGAGTTTATGAAATTCCTGTTGTAGTACACGTGATAACACCTACGGGTGCTGCTCTTGGAAGTGCTTATAACAAAACTGATGCACAAATTCAGGCATGGCTGGATCATTGCAACCAAATGTATGCAGGTACTTATCAGTGGGCTCAGGGAGTTCCTGCTGATTTTGGCAGTGCTGCTACAATGCCGATCAAACTGGTTTTGGCTAAGAGAGACCCTAACTGTAATGCAACTACCGGGATTGTAAGATATAATGGTGGAGCCCTTTCAGGATATGATACTTACGGAGTAAAACGTAGTGGGACAAACGGTGTTACTACAGCGCAGGTGAAAACTATCGCTCCCCACTGGCCGGAAGCTTCTTACTTCAATATTTATATTATGAACAAAGTAGATGGAGGCGGACAATACGGAATTATGGGCTGGGCCGGATTACCAGGAAATGCTGATTCTGGCTATGAATCTTTCATGAAATCTTTTGTAGTTACCTTACAGGATGATATTACTTTAGCTCATGAGTTTGGACACAGTATGGGATTGCTGCATACTTTTGGGGATGCCAACGCTCAACCTCCACAGGGAGATACAACTACCACTAACTGTCCGGCAACTACTGGTAACTGTGCTGCGGACGATGATCAGGTTTGTGATACGGAAAGATCAAGAAGTTTGCTGAATGACTTTCCGGCACCTACAAACAATAATATGAATTATTGTACAGGTACAAACTATCAGGGAGTACAGTATAATATGATGAATTATACCAATCCAATAGCATTCAAATTTACTAATGGACAGCATGACAGAGCAGCTCTTTATTTCTTCTTAATGAGAGGAGCGCTTAGTACTTCATTAGGAGCTACAGCACCTTCTGCTACTGCTGCTGTTGGAACGCCTATTGCCGCAACTTGTAATCCAACCGGTATAACGACCCCTGCTAATTATTTTGTTGGGCCTACTTTGGTAAAATTAGGAGCTATTAATAATGGTACTACAGGATTTTGGGCAAATAACGCTAGCTTTTACGAAGACTATACAGGATCAAGCTGTCTGAAAGCCACATCTACAGAACTTTCATCAACCGGTACTCACAATCTTCAGATTAATGTATCAGGTTCAGATAACGACCTGAGAGTATGGATTGACTATAACAATAACGGAACATTCGAAGCTTCTGAATTGGTAGCTTCTGCGGATAATATTACTGCAGATCCGGTAACGGCAATTGGTACTTACAGTACTACTATTACAGCTCCTGCTTCAGCAGTACTTAATACTCCACTGAGAATGAGAGTTCTTGTAGATGATGAAAATCCAAACATGGCTCCTTGTGGACAGTTAATGTATGGACAGGTAGAAGACTATACTGTAAAATTTGTTACTAATTTAGGAACAAGTGAAGTGAAAGCTGATAATAGTGATTTAACAGTTTATCCAAATCCTGTTTCAACCGGAGACAAAATTTTTATTAAAGCTAAAAATGGTAAAAACCTGAAAGTTTCTATTTCTGATATGTCAGGAAGATTTGTATCAAGCCCATCTGTTACAGAAGAGGGAAATGGTATTTTCAAAGTAGACCAGCAATTAGAAAAAGGAGTATATATGATTCAGGTTTCTAACGGAAAAGATTCTAAATCTTCTAAATTGATCATCAAGTAA
- the guaB gene encoding IMP dehydrogenase produces MSIHNKIVETAITFDDVLLVPSYSEVLPNQVSLKSRLTDKITLNVPIVSAAMDTVTEADLAIALARVGGLGFIHKNMTIAEQAAQVNRVKRSENGMISDPVTLSKDHTLGEAKDLMSRYKISGLPVVDPNNVLIGIITNRDVKYQENLEMKVEEIMTKDNLITSDKDTNLEKAKEILLKNRVEKLPIVDKDNKLVGLITIKDIDNQLEYPNANKDDNGRLIVGAGVGVGEDTLTRIEALVQAGVDIVAIDSAHGHSKGVLDKISEIRKAYPDLDIVGGNIVTADAAKDLIAAGANVLKVGVGPGSICTTRVVAGVGVPQLSAIYNVYEYAKTQNVAVIGDGGIKLSGDIVKAIASGAGAVMLGSLLAGTDEAPGEEIIFQGRKFKSYQGMGSLSAMKRGGKERYFQSEAKKFVPEGIEGRVPHKGKLEDVIFQLTGGLRAGMGYCGAKDIEALQKDSKLVMITGSGLKESHPHDVIITQEAPNYSL; encoded by the coding sequence ATGTCTATTCATAACAAAATTGTAGAGACAGCCATCACTTTCGATGACGTTCTTCTAGTCCCTTCTTATTCAGAAGTTTTACCTAACCAGGTTTCATTAAAATCAAGACTTACCGACAAAATTACGCTGAATGTTCCGATAGTTTCCGCTGCGATGGACACTGTTACTGAAGCTGATCTGGCTATTGCCTTAGCAAGAGTCGGAGGGTTAGGATTTATCCACAAAAACATGACGATCGCTGAGCAGGCTGCTCAGGTAAACCGTGTGAAGCGTTCCGAAAACGGAATGATCTCTGATCCGGTTACCTTATCCAAAGATCATACTTTAGGAGAAGCTAAAGACCTTATGTCTAGATATAAGATCTCCGGTCTTCCCGTGGTGGATCCTAATAATGTTCTGATCGGAATTATTACTAACAGAGATGTAAAATATCAGGAGAATCTTGAGATGAAAGTAGAAGAGATTATGACCAAAGATAATCTGATCACTTCAGACAAAGATACCAACCTTGAAAAGGCTAAAGAAATCCTTCTTAAAAACAGAGTTGAAAAACTTCCGATTGTAGATAAAGACAATAAACTTGTAGGTTTGATTACCATCAAGGATATCGACAATCAATTGGAATACCCGAATGCCAATAAAGATGATAACGGCCGTCTTATCGTAGGTGCCGGAGTAGGAGTAGGAGAAGATACACTAACGAGAATTGAAGCATTGGTGCAGGCAGGAGTTGATATCGTTGCAATAGATTCTGCACACGGTCATTCTAAGGGAGTTTTAGATAAAATTTCAGAAATCAGAAAAGCATATCCGGACCTGGATATTGTAGGAGGAAATATTGTAACGGCAGATGCGGCTAAAGACCTTATCGCTGCAGGAGCAAATGTATTGAAAGTAGGAGTAGGCCCCGGATCTATCTGTACAACCAGAGTAGTTGCAGGAGTGGGAGTTCCTCAGCTTTCCGCAATCTATAATGTTTATGAGTATGCTAAAACTCAAAATGTAGCCGTAATTGGAGACGGTGGAATAAAGCTTTCAGGAGATATTGTAAAAGCTATTGCAAGTGGGGCAGGGGCAGTAATGTTAGGCTCACTTTTAGCAGGTACAGATGAAGCTCCGGGAGAAGAGATTATCTTCCAGGGAAGAAAGTTCAAATCTTACCAGGGAATGGGAAGCCTTTCCGCAATGAAGAGAGGAGGTAAAGAAAGATATTTCCAGAGTGAAGCTAAAAAATTCGTTCCCGAAGGAATTGAAGGAAGAGTGCCGCATAAAGGAAAATTGGAAGACGTTATTTTCCAGTTGACAGGAGGGCTGAGAGCTGGTATGGGATACTGTGGAGCAAAAGATATTGAAGCGCTTCAGAAAGATTCCAAATTAGTAATGATTACCGGAAGCGGTTTAAAAGAATCTCACCCGCATGATGTAATTATCACCCAGGAAGCTCCGAATTATTCTTTATAA
- a CDS encoding DUF4252 domain-containing protein → MKTLKNIFLVILTIGLVQSCIVSEKPNIDFFRNSEYDFKGAQFASVNVPMILAKSYIKKALREEGESEETIDLVKKASKIKVLTVTNGSREMLNDYAQFLNRNHYEEWASIKHDGEDINIRVKQDGEIIKNMLITVGSNKNEMVFVDVKGNFTAHDISKMINSVSDK, encoded by the coding sequence ATGAAGACTCTCAAAAACATTTTTCTCGTTATTCTGACCATCGGGCTGGTGCAGTCGTGTATTGTTTCAGAAAAACCGAACATAGACTTTTTCCGGAATTCAGAATATGATTTCAAAGGAGCGCAGTTTGCAAGTGTTAATGTACCGATGATATTGGCTAAATCCTATATTAAGAAAGCCCTTAGAGAAGAAGGAGAAAGTGAAGAGACCATAGATCTTGTAAAAAAAGCGTCTAAAATAAAAGTCCTTACCGTAACAAACGGGAGCCGCGAAATGCTCAATGATTATGCCCAGTTTTTAAACAGGAACCATTATGAAGAATGGGCAAGCATAAAACATGACGGAGAGGATATCAATATACGGGTAAAACAGGATGGGGAAATCATTAAAAATATGCTGATTACCGTAGGCTCCAATAAGAATGAAATGGTGTTTGTAGATGTGAAAGGAAATTTTACCGCTCATGATATTTCGAAAATGATTAATTCTGTTTCAGATAAATAA
- a CDS encoding DUF4252 domain-containing protein has protein sequence MKKIFFIIAIMLSSIATSSAQTEKLDKLFQDFEKNGRVTSINIKKPMFKLLNTIDVDDAYIGKIKPILNEVEGLKILIIPKITFPDRLKDENLANIKMNEDKTARVNNALKSLNFNELMSMSSDGTSMKFLAEEEKDNYLENLVFNVDSKEENIIFILNGKMKLSDVNKIINSGETSTSTVTSSMRSSLTSDNTSSYLNGDNRNVGEFSKIDASVGVNVTFKQENTRSVKVIADADKLQYVITKVENGVLKIYVDNKGVRNLRFKNLNVNVSAPNINSVKTSSGSVFTAVNPVRESSLAIEAESGSIIKGTFNVNQTAAVAVNSGSVMDVDIKTPKLTLDISSGASINLSGEADSAVIDISSGASCKADDLKIATAVVESTSGASLSILVTDKLKVSVSSGADVKLRGTPELDAKVDKISGGSLRQIK, from the coding sequence ATGAAAAAAATATTTTTTATAATAGCCATAATGCTAAGCAGCATTGCAACTTCGTCTGCACAGACTGAAAAATTGGATAAGCTTTTTCAGGATTTTGAAAAAAATGGAAGAGTAACCTCTATCAATATCAAAAAACCGATGTTCAAACTGCTGAATACCATCGATGTTGATGATGCTTATATCGGAAAGATCAAGCCTATTCTGAACGAGGTGGAGGGTCTTAAAATTCTGATTATTCCTAAAATAACATTCCCGGATCGTTTAAAAGACGAGAACCTTGCGAATATAAAAATGAATGAAGATAAGACGGCCAGAGTAAACAATGCTTTAAAGTCTCTAAACTTCAATGAACTGATGTCTATGAGCAGCGACGGAACTTCTATGAAATTTCTGGCTGAAGAAGAAAAAGACAACTATCTGGAAAATCTGGTTTTCAATGTGGATTCCAAAGAGGAGAACATTATTTTTATCCTTAACGGAAAAATGAAATTGTCAGATGTTAATAAGATCATTAATTCCGGTGAAACAAGTACTTCTACTGTTACAAGCTCCATGAGAAGCAGCCTTACTTCAGATAACACTTCTTCTTACCTGAATGGAGATAACAGAAATGTAGGTGAATTTTCAAAGATCGATGCCAGTGTAGGCGTGAATGTTACCTTCAAACAGGAAAATACCAGAAGTGTAAAAGTAATTGCAGATGCAGACAAGCTTCAGTACGTTATCACAAAAGTGGAAAACGGGGTTTTAAAAATATATGTGGATAATAAAGGTGTTCGGAATTTAAGATTTAAAAATCTGAATGTTAATGTGTCCGCTCCTAATATTAATTCTGTAAAAACATCATCAGGAAGTGTCTTTACGGCAGTAAATCCTGTAAGAGAAAGCAGCCTGGCTATCGAAGCAGAGTCCGGATCCATCATTAAAGGAACATTCAATGTGAATCAGACCGCAGCAGTGGCAGTGAATTCTGGGTCTGTAATGGATGTTGATATTAAAACACCTAAGCTGACATTGGATATTTCCAGCGGGGCAAGTATTAACTTATCAGGAGAGGCAGATTCGGCTGTGATTGATATCAGCAGCGGAGCATCGTGTAAAGCAGATGACCTGAAAATTGCAACAGCAGTAGTAGAGTCCACCTCAGGAGCAAGCCTTTCTATTTTGGTGACAGATAAACTAAAAGTAAGTGTATCCTCAGGAGCAGATGTGAAATTAAGAGGAACTCCTGAACTGGATGCCAAAGTAGATAAAATTTCAGGTGGAAGCCTCAGACAAATCAAATAA
- a CDS encoding RNA polymerase sigma factor, with the protein MTQETFKNTVFILKDEMYRFAKRFVMSSDEAEDVVQDLMMKFWQKRDELEQFGNFKSYALKSVRNECLNRLKHHDVKIGFADMQLHRSELYSMEVDNLKEHIVGFINQLPEKQKMVIHLKDVEEYDVSEISEMLEMEENAVRVNLMRARQKVKEQISQLMSYEKRSITR; encoded by the coding sequence ATGACCCAAGAAACTTTCAAGAATACGGTGTTTATTCTCAAAGACGAGATGTATCGTTTTGCGAAGCGTTTTGTCATGAGCAGTGATGAGGCGGAAGATGTAGTACAGGATCTCATGATGAAGTTTTGGCAGAAGAGGGATGAGCTGGAGCAATTCGGAAATTTTAAATCCTATGCGCTGAAGTCTGTCCGGAATGAATGCCTGAACCGTCTGAAGCATCATGATGTAAAGATCGGCTTTGCGGATATGCAGCTTCATCGGTCGGAGCTTTATAGTATGGAAGTTGATAACCTTAAGGAACATATTGTAGGATTTATCAATCAGCTCCCCGAGAAACAGAAGATGGTCATCCACTTGAAAGATGTAGAAGAATATGATGTTTCCGAAATTTCTGAAATGCTGGAAATGGAGGAAAATGCAGTAAGGGTAAACCTGATGCGTGCGAGACAAAAAGTAAAAGAACAAATCTCACAACTGATGAGTTATGAAAAAAGATCAATTACAAGATAA